A window of Aliarcobacter trophiarum LMG 25534 contains these coding sequences:
- a CDS encoding ABC transporter ATP-binding protein, with amino-acid sequence MSCSLNLRSISYKKGDKYILEDINFDLDHKEKIAIVGQNGVGKSTLLKIIAGLKIATNGEIEIFHNKIKYQNDFEKYRDEIGYLPQDVSSFFLCITVIEDIMFSLLTLGIKKEEAYKKSIEMLKRLDILYLENRVIYDLSGGEQKIVALAAILIKEPKILLLDEPTNALDKKSENLILDILNKIDKSMVIVSHDKIFIEKLASKVYNLENKSLTEIRLS; translated from the coding sequence ATGAGTTGTTCGTTAAATTTAAGATCCATATCATATAAAAAAGGTGATAAGTATATATTAGAGGATATAAATTTTGATTTGGACCATAAAGAGAAGATCGCTATTGTTGGACAAAATGGTGTTGGAAAATCAACACTTCTTAAAATAATTGCTGGCTTAAAAATTGCTACAAATGGTGAGATAGAAATTTTCCATAATAAAATAAAATATCAAAACGATTTTGAAAAATATAGGGATGAAATAGGTTATTTACCACAAGATGTAAGTAGTTTTTTTCTATGTATTACTGTTATTGAAGATATTATGTTCTCTTTACTAACTTTGGGTATAAAAAAAGAGGAAGCATATAAAAAAAGTATTGAGATGTTAAAAAGATTAGATATTTTGTATCTTGAGAATAGAGTGATTTATGATTTAAGTGGAGGTGAGCAAAAGATTGTAGCACTTGCGGCAATTTTGATAAAAGAGCCAAAAATACTACTTTTAGATGAACCTACAAATGCTTTAGATAAGAAGAGTGAAAATTTAATTTTAGATATTTTAAACAAAATAGATAAATCAATGGTAATAGTCTCTCATGATAAAATCTTTATAGAAAAATTAGCTTCAAAGGTTTATAATTTGGAAAATAAGAGCTTAACAGAGATAAGATTAAGTTAA
- a CDS encoding energy-coupling factor transporter transmembrane component T family protein — MKLNPAISLICSILFSLIVSFSRVELLFFVPAVFLIFLNYKIFLKIVRKLLLLNFFIVVLSIFLYFETNIYEAINLFLKVNLIILFNLLLFFSSNGFDIVKGFKILRFPKKFVSTLYFTVRLIFELNIELKNIKNSLKARNFKPKIDIFTYKTYGNIFGVLFIKTVSKTNSLKESFLLRGFKDEIFLNCEASLKVTDLLLLSLFIVLFFIKVSS; from the coding sequence TTGAAATTAAATCCAGCAATTTCTCTTATTTGTTCCATATTGTTTAGCTTAATTGTAAGTTTTTCAAGAGTTGAGTTACTTTTCTTTGTTCCTGCGGTTTTTTTGATATTTTTAAACTATAAAATATTTTTAAAAATTGTAAGAAAACTGCTCCTTTTGAATTTCTTTATAGTGGTTTTATCCATTTTTTTATATTTTGAGACAAATATATATGAAGCGATAAATCTATTTCTTAAAGTTAATCTAATAATTTTATTTAACCTTTTACTATTTTTCTCTTCAAATGGATTTGATATTGTTAAAGGGTTTAAAATCTTGAGATTTCCAAAAAAATTTGTTTCAACTCTATATTTTACTGTAAGGTTGATTTTTGAGTTAAATATTGAGTTAAAAAATATTAAGAACTCTTTAAAAGCTAGGAACTTTAAGCCCAAAATAGATATTTTTACATATAAAACTTATGGAAATATATTTGGAGTTTTGTTTATAAAAACAGTATCAAAAACAAATAGTTTAAAAGAGAGTTTTCTTTTAAGAGGCTTTAAAGATGAGATATTTCTAAATTGTGAGGCTAGTTTAAAAGTTACAGATTTACTTTTATTATCTCTTTTTATAGTTCTATTTTTTATAAAGGTTAGTTCATGA